AAGAACAAATCTATGAATCAATTTGGGAAGCGGATTTTTTTGAAGGTGACAAAACGCTGATGGTCCATATTCGTTATTTAAGAGAAAAAATCGAAAAAGATCCTGCTAAACCAACTATTATTGAAACAATTCGAGGAATTGGCTATAGGTTAAAGCAATGAAGAAATTGAGTCGTAGTTTGCAAACGAAATATTTAGTCTTAATTATTAGTGCTATGTTTATCTTGCCAATTGCCTTTCCTCTTGCATCATTTGTCGTTTACTTACCGGCATTATTAGTGAATTACAATAAAATGGAAGTTTATCAAAGTGACGAAATAGAATCAGAATGGCATGAAAAAGCTATGACTTTACAAAATCTAACTGATTCAGAAATTATTGATAGTTTAAAAGAAACAGTAAATGAACTTGAACACTCCTCTGTTTTTTGGGTGGATAACACTGGAAAAACACGATTTACTTCGAATGAAAAGGTCACAGTTCCTGAAATTTGGAATGCAAGTGATATTGTATCGTTTATGAAAGAAAGCTATGGAGGCGATCCGTTTACTGTTGTTGCTTTTATTGGTGAAGAAAAGAATGGCTTTATTGTACTCCAAATTGATCGAAAGTATATGGATTACCCTATCCAGCAATTGGAGAATTACTTCGAAATCATCTATGCAGTAGTTGTAGGACTATTATTGTTACTATTTATCATTCTTTTTTGGTTGTTTTTTCGTACCATTCAAAAAAGAATTGTGAAACTTCAGTCAACTATGGATGTAGAAAACCAGAATATTCCTAGTAAAGTAACAGTTGGAGAAATGGATGAGTTAGGTCAATTAGAAGATTCATTTAATAAAATGATTGAACGCTTAGAGGCTGGAAGATTGCGTGAACAAGAAGAAGAAAAGCTTCGAAAAGAGCTGATTGCGAATTTATCCCACGATCTTCGTACGCCATTAGCAACAATTCGTGCCCATGCATATTCGCTAAAAAATGAGGATATCTCTCCAGAAGGCCAAGAGTCAATC
This Metabacillus endolithicus DNA region includes the following protein-coding sequences:
- a CDS encoding sensor histidine kinase, with translation MKKLSRSLQTKYLVLIISAMFILPIAFPLASFVVYLPALLVNYNKMEVYQSDEIESEWHEKAMTLQNLTDSEIIDSLKETVNELEHSSVFWVDNTGKTRFTSNEKVTVPEIWNASDIVSFMKESYGGDPFTVVAFIGEEKNGFIVLQIDRKYMDYPIQQLENYFEIIYAVVVGLLLLLFIILFWLFFRTIQKRIVKLQSTMDVENQNIPSKVTVGEMDELGQLEDSFNKMIERLEAGRLREQEEEKLRKELIANLSHDLRTPLATIRAHAYSLKNEDISPEGQESITIIDKKIDHLHTLIENLLSYTLLSSGKYSYKPKDVDVNRAIRLSLSAWYPIFEKEGLEVDVQLFEKTLSWKMDPNWFERILDNLFQNVVRHAKSGKYIGILCEENKIIIKDRGPGMKNKSDQSGVGIGLSIIELMTKEMGMIWNINSSNEGTTITVTKP